A genomic segment from Salmo trutta chromosome 38, fSalTru1.1, whole genome shotgun sequence encodes:
- the LOC115177948 gene encoding vasorin-like isoform X1, producing the protein MRSLSKQLHKDSTTMAPFLPLLLLLLSSSSSVLSSDCPEDCSCQAQGSIFCIQRRSTVVPRGLPSSVKHLYVFQNGINTLAQDDFTDLGELEMLDLSQNKLTEVPDGVFETLSSLRNLDLSANYITHIAKDSFSGLVQLERLYLHGNRIKSIQSEAFEVLEDLLELKLQGNQLTGLPMLRLPRLLLLDLSFNSLPTLGPQDLQTPHLESLKVAALGLTTLDSDLMASLGNLHDLDVSQNQLEGMPEALKATRGLIMLSLAANPIGELRNEDFQSLVGLQELDISGLNLQGLPQGFFQLFPRLGHLTAAENPFNCLCPLAWFPGWLKEKNVDLGRTEETRCHFPPVNAGKVLAELDHQDFGCPPTTTVMTNALGEGSTSAPPIPTTSPGNTHTNAIPPPPPFPSDEPSSTETDIESRPPPPASPTSAFRDQGDEGHICPPNICLNGGTCRFDPLGQLACLCPRGTMGLYCENLELTNHNQPPLQTSAPEVLASMVAPIVTSDPNDISSRQVTSTSILLDLHRFLETRPHIRGIKLTYRNLSGPDRRPMSLSVPASYPEYTLRGLRPNCTYSVCASPLAERVNGGGGSGGSPTEGGSCMEARTKGGPQASSLEPQVDDQSQLTYTLIPALAALALVTGVAVVAILVLFLRRRRAHMELEGGEMGPMELEGLKACLENGVGNGGTLPHKGADITPCHTSTPTQPQNGGSSHPLPQNGGLEYEAPLMKGQGHCPSNNNVASLKPSYF; encoded by the exons ATTACACAAGGACTCCACCACCATGGcgcccttcctccccctcctcctcctcctcctctcctcctcttcctctgttctctccagtgACTGTCCAGAGGATTGCTCTTGTCAGGCCCAGGGTTCCATCTTCTGCATCCAGCGTCGTTCCACTGTCGTCCCCCGCGGCCTCCCTTCCTCTGTGAAACATCTCTACGTCTTCCAGAACGGCATCAATACTTTAGCCCAGGATGATTTCACCG ACCTGGGGGAACTGGAGATGCTGGACCTGTCCCAGAATAAACTCACGGAGGTCCCGGATGGGGTCTTTGAAACTCTATCTTCGCTGAGGAATCTCGATTTGTCCGCAAACTACATTACCCACATCGCCAAGGATAGCTTCTCCGGATTGGTGCAACTCGAGAGGCTGTATCTCCATGGCAACCGCATCAAGAGCATCCAATCGGAGGCCTTCGAGGTTCTGGAGGATCTTCTGGAACTGAAGCTCCAGGGGAACCAGTTGACCGGTCTCCCAATGCTCCGTCTCCCCAGGCTTCTCCTCCTTGATCTCAGCTTCAACTCTCTCCCGACGCTGGGTCCCCAAGACCTCCAGACCCCCCACCTCGAGTCGCTCAAAGTGGCTGCGTTGGGGCTCACCACCCTGGACTCAGATCTGATGGCCTCCCTGGGGAACCTCCATGACCTTGATGTGTCCCAGAACCAGCTGGAGGGGATGCCTGAAGCATTGAAGGCCACCCGGGGGCTGATCATGCTCAGCCTGGCTGCCAACCCTATTGGGGAGCTCCGGAACGAGGACTTCCAG AGTCTGGTGGGTCTCCAGGAGCTGGATATCAGTGGGCTGAACCTCCAGGGCTTGCCCCAAGGTTTCTTCCAGCTCTTCCCCAGGCTGGGGCACCTCACGGCGGCTGAGAATCCCTTCAACTGTCTCTGTCCTCTGGCCTGGTTCCCTGGCTGGCTGAAAGAGAAGAATGTGGATCTGGGACGCACAGAGGAGACAAGGTGCCACTTCCCACCAGTGAATGCTGGCAAG gtgcTGGCGGAGCTGGACCATCAAGATTTCGGCTGTCCACCTACGACCACTGTCATGACGAATGCCCTAGGGGAGGGGAGTACTTCCGCACCCCCCATTCCGACTACATCCCCTGGAAACACACATACCAATGCCATCCCACCACCTCCACCATTCCCTAGTGATGAACCATCCTCAACGGAGACAGACATTGAGAGTCGTCCCCCTCCTCCAGCTTCTCCGACTTCCGCTTTCAGGGACCAGGGGGATGAGGGCCACATCTGCCCGCCGAACATCTGCCTCAATGGGGGTACGTGCCGCTTCGATCCTCTGGGACAGCTTGCATGTCTCTGTCCCCGCGGAACTATGGGCCTGTACTGCGAGAACCTGGAGTTGACTAACCACAACCAGCCACCTCTCCAAACTTCTGCCCCCGAGGTTTTGGCATCCATGGTTGCCCCCATTGTAACCTCTGATCCCAATGACATCAGTTCCCGTCAGGTGACCTCCACGTCCATCCTCCTCGACCTGCACCGTTTCCTCGAGACGAGGCCGCACATCCGCGGTATTAAGCTGACCTACCGGAACCTCTCAGGGCCCGACCGGCGCCCCATGTCCCTCAGCGTCCCCGCCTCGTACCCAGAATACACCCTCCGAGGGCTCCGGCCCAACTGTACCTATTCGGTGTGCGCCAGCCCCCTGGCAGAGAGGGTGAACGGGGGTGGAGGCAGTGGAGGTAGCCCTACCGAGGGAGGGTCTTGTATGGAGGCTCGTACCAAGGGAGGTCCCCAAGCTTCGTCCTTGGAGCCCCAGGTGGATGATCAGAGCCAGCTCACCTACACCCTCATCCCAGCCTTGGCTGCTCTCGCCCTGGTCACGGGGGTGGCGGTGGTAGCCATCCTGGTTCTTTTCCTCCGGAGGAGACGGGCTCACATGGAGCTGGAAGGGGGTGAGATGGGACCAATGGAACTGGAGGGCCTTAAGGCTTGTCTGGAGAACGGCGTGGGGAACGGGGGCACCCTACCCCACAAGGGAGCGGATATCACCCCCTGTCACACCTCCACCCCGACCCAGCCACAAAATGGCGGATCGTCACATCCCCTTCCACAAAATGGTGGTTTAGAATATGAGGCCCCCCTCATGAAGGGCCAGGGGCACTGTCCATCGAATAATAATGTGGCATCCTTGAAGCCATCGTATTTCTAG
- the LOC115177948 gene encoding vasorin-like isoform X2, whose protein sequence is MAPFLPLLLLLLSSSSSVLSSDCPEDCSCQAQGSIFCIQRRSTVVPRGLPSSVKHLYVFQNGINTLAQDDFTDLGELEMLDLSQNKLTEVPDGVFETLSSLRNLDLSANYITHIAKDSFSGLVQLERLYLHGNRIKSIQSEAFEVLEDLLELKLQGNQLTGLPMLRLPRLLLLDLSFNSLPTLGPQDLQTPHLESLKVAALGLTTLDSDLMASLGNLHDLDVSQNQLEGMPEALKATRGLIMLSLAANPIGELRNEDFQSLVGLQELDISGLNLQGLPQGFFQLFPRLGHLTAAENPFNCLCPLAWFPGWLKEKNVDLGRTEETRCHFPPVNAGKVLAELDHQDFGCPPTTTVMTNALGEGSTSAPPIPTTSPGNTHTNAIPPPPPFPSDEPSSTETDIESRPPPPASPTSAFRDQGDEGHICPPNICLNGGTCRFDPLGQLACLCPRGTMGLYCENLELTNHNQPPLQTSAPEVLASMVAPIVTSDPNDISSRQVTSTSILLDLHRFLETRPHIRGIKLTYRNLSGPDRRPMSLSVPASYPEYTLRGLRPNCTYSVCASPLAERVNGGGGSGGSPTEGGSCMEARTKGGPQASSLEPQVDDQSQLTYTLIPALAALALVTGVAVVAILVLFLRRRRAHMELEGGEMGPMELEGLKACLENGVGNGGTLPHKGADITPCHTSTPTQPQNGGSSHPLPQNGGLEYEAPLMKGQGHCPSNNNVASLKPSYF, encoded by the exons ATGGcgcccttcctccccctcctcctcctcctcctctcctcctcttcctctgttctctccagtgACTGTCCAGAGGATTGCTCTTGTCAGGCCCAGGGTTCCATCTTCTGCATCCAGCGTCGTTCCACTGTCGTCCCCCGCGGCCTCCCTTCCTCTGTGAAACATCTCTACGTCTTCCAGAACGGCATCAATACTTTAGCCCAGGATGATTTCACCG ACCTGGGGGAACTGGAGATGCTGGACCTGTCCCAGAATAAACTCACGGAGGTCCCGGATGGGGTCTTTGAAACTCTATCTTCGCTGAGGAATCTCGATTTGTCCGCAAACTACATTACCCACATCGCCAAGGATAGCTTCTCCGGATTGGTGCAACTCGAGAGGCTGTATCTCCATGGCAACCGCATCAAGAGCATCCAATCGGAGGCCTTCGAGGTTCTGGAGGATCTTCTGGAACTGAAGCTCCAGGGGAACCAGTTGACCGGTCTCCCAATGCTCCGTCTCCCCAGGCTTCTCCTCCTTGATCTCAGCTTCAACTCTCTCCCGACGCTGGGTCCCCAAGACCTCCAGACCCCCCACCTCGAGTCGCTCAAAGTGGCTGCGTTGGGGCTCACCACCCTGGACTCAGATCTGATGGCCTCCCTGGGGAACCTCCATGACCTTGATGTGTCCCAGAACCAGCTGGAGGGGATGCCTGAAGCATTGAAGGCCACCCGGGGGCTGATCATGCTCAGCCTGGCTGCCAACCCTATTGGGGAGCTCCGGAACGAGGACTTCCAG AGTCTGGTGGGTCTCCAGGAGCTGGATATCAGTGGGCTGAACCTCCAGGGCTTGCCCCAAGGTTTCTTCCAGCTCTTCCCCAGGCTGGGGCACCTCACGGCGGCTGAGAATCCCTTCAACTGTCTCTGTCCTCTGGCCTGGTTCCCTGGCTGGCTGAAAGAGAAGAATGTGGATCTGGGACGCACAGAGGAGACAAGGTGCCACTTCCCACCAGTGAATGCTGGCAAG gtgcTGGCGGAGCTGGACCATCAAGATTTCGGCTGTCCACCTACGACCACTGTCATGACGAATGCCCTAGGGGAGGGGAGTACTTCCGCACCCCCCATTCCGACTACATCCCCTGGAAACACACATACCAATGCCATCCCACCACCTCCACCATTCCCTAGTGATGAACCATCCTCAACGGAGACAGACATTGAGAGTCGTCCCCCTCCTCCAGCTTCTCCGACTTCCGCTTTCAGGGACCAGGGGGATGAGGGCCACATCTGCCCGCCGAACATCTGCCTCAATGGGGGTACGTGCCGCTTCGATCCTCTGGGACAGCTTGCATGTCTCTGTCCCCGCGGAACTATGGGCCTGTACTGCGAGAACCTGGAGTTGACTAACCACAACCAGCCACCTCTCCAAACTTCTGCCCCCGAGGTTTTGGCATCCATGGTTGCCCCCATTGTAACCTCTGATCCCAATGACATCAGTTCCCGTCAGGTGACCTCCACGTCCATCCTCCTCGACCTGCACCGTTTCCTCGAGACGAGGCCGCACATCCGCGGTATTAAGCTGACCTACCGGAACCTCTCAGGGCCCGACCGGCGCCCCATGTCCCTCAGCGTCCCCGCCTCGTACCCAGAATACACCCTCCGAGGGCTCCGGCCCAACTGTACCTATTCGGTGTGCGCCAGCCCCCTGGCAGAGAGGGTGAACGGGGGTGGAGGCAGTGGAGGTAGCCCTACCGAGGGAGGGTCTTGTATGGAGGCTCGTACCAAGGGAGGTCCCCAAGCTTCGTCCTTGGAGCCCCAGGTGGATGATCAGAGCCAGCTCACCTACACCCTCATCCCAGCCTTGGCTGCTCTCGCCCTGGTCACGGGGGTGGCGGTGGTAGCCATCCTGGTTCTTTTCCTCCGGAGGAGACGGGCTCACATGGAGCTGGAAGGGGGTGAGATGGGACCAATGGAACTGGAGGGCCTTAAGGCTTGTCTGGAGAACGGCGTGGGGAACGGGGGCACCCTACCCCACAAGGGAGCGGATATCACCCCCTGTCACACCTCCACCCCGACCCAGCCACAAAATGGCGGATCGTCACATCCCCTTCCACAAAATGGTGGTTTAGAATATGAGGCCCCCCTCATGAAGGGCCAGGGGCACTGTCCATCGAATAATAATGTGGCATCCTTGAAGCCATCGTATTTCTAG